AGCTAAAAATGCGGGGAATTTATATTTAGCTGTAAGTCATGGAATATTTAGTAAAGGTTTCGAAGAGCTTGAAAAATATTTTACTAAAATTTTCACTACAGATAGTTTTAAAACTATTGAAAATGAGAATTGCATACAGATTGAATTGGGAAAATTGCTATAAAAATCATAAAAAACTACTATGAAAATTAAAATTATAAAGGGTGGTATTACCAAAATAGAAACTGATGCAATCGTTAATGCAGCTAATTCAAGTTTATTGGGTGGAAGTGGTGTTGATGGTGCTATACATAGAACTGGTGGTTCTGTTATTTTAGAAGAATGTCAACAAATAAGAAACAAGCAAGGTAAATGTAAAACAGGAGAAGCTGTAATTACAACCGCTGGAAATCTTCCTGCTAAAAAGGTTATACATACTGTTGGTCCAGTGTATCAAAAGGGAGAAAATAAAGAAAAAGAATTACTAGCAAATTGCTACAAGAACAGCATGTTACTTGCTAAGAAAAATCATTTACAATCTATCGCTTTTCCTAACATTAGCACAGGAATTTATCGCTTTCCTAAACAAGTAGCAGCTGAAGTAGCTCCTTCAACAATAAAAAGTACTCCAATATTAGATGAAGTCATTTTTGTTTGTTTTGATAATGAAAACTACACGATATATAAAAACTTATTAAACTATGAATAAGAAAAACACAAAAAGAAATA
The nucleotide sequence above comes from Tenacibaculum singaporense. Encoded proteins:
- a CDS encoding O-acetyl-ADP-ribose deacetylase — its product is MKIKIIKGGITKIETDAIVNAANSSLLGGSGVDGAIHRTGGSVILEECQQIRNKQGKCKTGEAVITTAGNLPAKKVIHTVGPVYQKGENKEKELLANCYKNSMLLAKKNHLQSIAFPNISTGIYRFPKQVAAEVAPSTIKSTPILDEVIFVCFDNENYTIYKNLLNYE